Genomic window (Shewanella psychropiezotolerans):
TGGCAGAACATGGCCAAAGTCGGAGGGGAGCAAGGTCCCGAGTTACTGTCTACCCATCCATCTCACGGCCATAGAATTGATGATCTAAGCCAAATGCAGGCGCAAGTTATGCCTCTTTATCTTGCGAGCAAAAATAAAGTAAAGAATCGCTGTCAGATTGCGAAATAAACTTGAGCTTATAAAGAACACTTTTTTTAAATATGGTAAACTAGCGCGCGAAAATTAATTGAATAACTGGGAGTAGAATCATTATGTCTGACAAGTTCACTAGTATTGAAGCGCAAGCAAGTTATGGCGTAGGTCGTCAACTTGGCGAGCAATTGGCTGCTAACTCATTCGAAGGTATCGATATCTCAGCTGTTCAGCTAGGCCTTGCCGATGCGTTTGAAGGTAAAGAGAGCCAAGTTGCTATGGAAGACCTTCAAATTGCGTTTACTGAGATCAGTCAGCGTATTCAGAAAGTTCAGGAAGCAGCTGCTGAAGCGGCATCTGCTGAAGGCGAAACTTTCCTAGGTGAGAACGCTAAGCGTGATGGAATCGTGACGCTTGAGTCTGGTCTTCAGTATGAGATCCTCAATGAAGGCGAGGGTGACAAGCCAAGTCTTGACGCTACGGTCCGTACTCACTATCACGGTACTTTCATCAATGGTGATGTATTCGATAGCTCAGTCGCTCGTGATCAACCTGCCGAGTTCCCTGTGTCAGGTGTGATTGCCGGTTGGACCGAGGCGCTACAACTTATGCCAGTGGGTGCTAAGTGGAGGCTTTATGTTCCTCATCACTTGGCATACGGTGAACGTGGTGCCGGTGCTTCTATCCCGCCATACTCCGCATTGGTATTTGAAGTCGAATTGCTCGACATTCTTTAATTCAATATCATTAAATGCCTAAGCTAACGCTTAGGCATTTTTTTAGAATCAGAATTAACAGTTCCTCTTTTATGACTATAAAGAGTTGAACTGCCCGTTATATAATTTAGCTAGATAGCATTAAGGAAGTAATACGATGACAGAACAAGTAAGAGTGGCTATTACAGGCGGCAGTGGTCGTATGGGACGTACTCTTATTGAAGCTGCACGAATTCAGCCTGCTATCTATCTAGGTGCTGCGATTGAAAGAGCTGGCTCGACTCTGATAGGGGTTGATGCTGGTGAGCTTGCTGGTGTGGGGTCGATGAACGTACCTATTACTGATTCGCTCGATAAAGCTGTCGATGATTTCGATGTGCTCATCGATTTTACCTCCCCTGAAGCGAGTGTAATTCATGCCGATTGGTGTGCCAGACATGGTAAGGCTATTGTTATAGGCACTACTGGCTTCACCGATGCTCAAAAATCAAAGATCTCTGCTTATGCAGATAAGATACCTGTTGTGATGGCGCCTAATATGGCTGTCGGGGTTAACCTTATGTGGAAACTGCTCGAGTTAGCGGCAGAAGTCATGGGTGATTACACGGATATAGAGATCATCGAGGGTCATCACAGGTATAAGAAAGATGCGCCTTCTGGCACGGCACTCAAGATGGGCGAAGTGATCGCCAAAACTTTGGGTCGTGATCTTAACAAATGTGCCGTTTACGGCCGTGAAGGGATGACCGGAGAGCGTGACCGCGAAACGATAGGTTTCTCTACCATACGTGCAGGGGATCTTGTTGGTGAGCATACCGCCATGTTTGCCGATATTGGTGAGCGGTTGGAGATCACTCATAAGGCATCGAGTCGTATGACTTTCGCTAATGGTGCCATGAGAGCATCGGTCTGGTTAGTCAATCAAGATGTCGGGCTCTACGATATGCAGCAGGTATTGGGTCTCAAATAATTACTATTTTTTAAAACCGCCAATCAGGCGGTTTTTTTATACACGGAAGTATTTATCCCCGGACACCATGGATGGTGTAGGAGGGGGTTTATACACGGAACTGTTTTTGTAAGTATTTATCCCAGGACACCATGGATGGTGTAGGAGGGGGTTTATACACGGAACTGTTTTTGTAAGTATTTATCCCCGGACACCATGGATGGTGTAGGAGGGGGTTTATACACGGAACTGTTTTTGTAAGTATTTATCCCCGGACACCATGGATGGTGTAGGAGGGGGTTTATACACGGAACTGTTTTTGGAAGAGTTATCCCCGAACGCCAAGGTGGTGTAGGAGGGGAGTTATGTTTTATCAAAATAAGTTGATAATTTAAATTTTTAATTTGTAGACAAGCTAAATAAACACGTATATAGTTGTCCGAATTTGCCAAAATTTCGTATTTATGTGAATATTGGTATTATTAAAGCAATAAAAAACATTATATTTTAGTGGCT
Coding sequences:
- a CDS encoding FKBP-type peptidyl-prolyl cis-trans isomerase, giving the protein MSDKFTSIEAQASYGVGRQLGEQLAANSFEGIDISAVQLGLADAFEGKESQVAMEDLQIAFTEISQRIQKVQEAAAEAASAEGETFLGENAKRDGIVTLESGLQYEILNEGEGDKPSLDATVRTHYHGTFINGDVFDSSVARDQPAEFPVSGVIAGWTEALQLMPVGAKWRLYVPHHLAYGERGAGASIPPYSALVFEVELLDIL
- the dapB gene encoding 4-hydroxy-tetrahydrodipicolinate reductase; this encodes MTEQVRVAITGGSGRMGRTLIEAARIQPAIYLGAAIERAGSTLIGVDAGELAGVGSMNVPITDSLDKAVDDFDVLIDFTSPEASVIHADWCARHGKAIVIGTTGFTDAQKSKISAYADKIPVVMAPNMAVGVNLMWKLLELAAEVMGDYTDIEIIEGHHRYKKDAPSGTALKMGEVIAKTLGRDLNKCAVYGREGMTGERDRETIGFSTIRAGDLVGEHTAMFADIGERLEITHKASSRMTFANGAMRASVWLVNQDVGLYDMQQVLGLK